ATGTGGTCCATTAAGACACAACACAACTATTATTATTTTAACACTGTGATCTTACGGTAGTTAGGATTCTCCTCAAAAACGATGAACGATAGTTTCGTACGTGTGCCACCGATTTATCGTTGCTTGTCGACAAACGTGCGGGTACACGCATCCGGGTATACATTCCTACCTACAACCGAGCTAGATACCACGCCGCCCAACGCGTCGTGAGTTGTGGATCTTTTTCGCTCAGAGCTTCGTCCaagatttgtaaatatttttaacaacATAAAAATAGTAATATTACGCGACTGTCCCACGCACGTTGTTTATCATATCACACAGTTCTCTCGTGTTTGAAGACGCCAATACAGCAGGTAAAAGACGTGAATTAATTATCGATGAAGGCTTCTTTAATAAACCTGCCCCCACGCGTCAAATATTGCTTACTTGCAGGAGTTTTAGCGAATCATAACATGCTTGGTTATCGAAAAATGAAACCAATGAGCTTGCACTGTGGCTTGGGTGATTATCTTCCACGTGGAAATTAGAATAACAAATTAGCCCCACGCCTTTTATGGTGATGACTGTTTTCCGAGAACCACCGACAACTTGTTTACTGTTCGATAATCTTCGGAAACCAATCATAACAGTTGACGTCGATCCCGAACAGGCACCGAACAATACGAGTGGGAAGACTTCCTAATTAGGAAAGTATCGTAATAACGTGTCCTTGTTTATCTCGTTCGTTCAGCCAATCATGACGAGCCATGTGATTTCAGAGGCGGAGCCTAAATATTACATGAACTCGCGTTTGGATGAATGGACACTTTGACAGCCTGCGATGTCACTCTAGTAGTTCCCACACAACGCTCACCTAGTAGTGTTTTTATACGTTTTGAGGAGTACACCATGCCGAGGGTAGTACCGAACCAGAAGGAGAAATTTGAAAGCGACGAACTTTTCAGAAAACTCAGTCGCGAATGCGAGGTAGGTGTACGGTATACTGGATACTAGTTGGCGGTCAGTGATCGACTGTAGCGCTGAACGCTCGTAACCCGGAAGTAGCGTTCGATCGGTATTGGACTTGCACACTACACTGTGCAGTATTAGAAATAGAGTATTGATATTGGTGACCGAAACTATACTGCGACAAATATGCTGACGAGTCCAACCTTCGCTCTCGTTCGCAGGTCAGATATACGGGTTTCAGGGACAGATCACTCGAAGAAAGACAGGTGCGATTTCAAACGGGATGTAGGGAGGGACACTCGGAAATCGTAAGTATACGTTTCTTGTCGCATCTCCGTGCACGTTGCGTTGACACATTACGTTACATTAACGATAGTGAATCACATTTATTAAGCCATCCCCAATTTTATTAATCTCGTATCTTTTGAGTACCGTTATGTCAACAACAAATGTGCCCGCTATGTTTTTAATTtagtatttgtgtttgtttttattttccccTTCTTGCCAGGCATTCATCGGAACGGGtacaaatttacatttacagTTCGCAGCCAACGCTTGGAGCGATAATAAGGCTGACAAAATTCCAACCAAAGAATTTGTAGACTTCGATAAAGAAGCGGGGAAGGTAAGATTTTCATGGAAAGTGGGGCAAGGACCCAGTTTATCCTtcagtgttttgttttcattattttttggtAACGCGACTTCGAGAGGCGATGAACATGTAGTGTAGTTAGGATGGGTAAACACTTCTGACTACAGGGGCGGATGAACAACCACGGTGTGTGCAACGTGTATTGCCTACGATGTAATATTTTCTTGGATCGTCGATTGCACAAGACTTCGAGGGGTCAGTGCTTCCCTGTGGTATTTCAATCCGTACTCATATGACTGGTTACTGGTGCATGTCGTGATGAATTAGTATCGTTCATTTCCCACCAAATTCTTCAGCTCTTCATCCGACAGCGTTGATGAAGTGTGGGCGATGTATATAAAGTTACACACA
This portion of the Glandiceps talaboti chromosome 7, keGlaTala1.1, whole genome shotgun sequence genome encodes:
- the LOC144438315 gene encoding core-binding factor subunit beta-like isoform X3; translation: MDTLTACDVTLVVPTQRSPSSVFIRFEEYTMPRVVPNQKEKFESDELFRKLSRECEVRYTGFRDRSLEERQVRFQTGCREGHSEIAFIGTGTNLHLQFAANAWSDNKADKIPTKEFVDFDKEAGKVHLRSQFILNGVCVVYRGWMDLDRLDGVGCLEFDVERAQVEDANMREALEQTQRRLREFEERQRIHREELERRAEAEAEVG
- the LOC144438315 gene encoding core-binding factor subunit beta-like isoform X1; translation: MDTLTACDVTLVVPTQRSPSSVFIRFEEYTMPRVVPNQKEKFESDELFRKLSRECEVRYTGFRDRSLEERQVRFQTGCREGHSEIAFIGTGTNLHLQFAANAWSDNKADKIPTKEFVDFDKEAGKVHLRSQFILNGVCVVYRGWMDLDRLDGVGCLEFDVERAQVEDANMREALEQTQRRLREFEERQRIHREELERRAEAEAEENDMQLVLEACVSHLGDLNSNVTHLARRQTHEPSPSGTSSSND
- the LOC144438315 gene encoding core-binding factor subunit beta-like isoform X2; this encodes MDTLTACDVTLVVPTQRSPSSVFIRFEEYTMPRVVPNQKEKFESDELFRKLSRECEVRYTGFRDRSLEERQVRFQTGCREGHSEIAFIGTGTNLHLQFAANAWSDNKADKIPTKEFVDFDKEAGKVHLRSQFILNGVCVVYRGWMDLDRLDGVGCLEFDVERAQVEDANMREALEQTQRRLREFEERQRIHREELERRAEAEAEARRQTHEPSPSGTSSSND